A segment of the Dehalococcoidia bacterium genome:
GATGGGCGTACACACCGGCCCGGGCCTGACCGGCGTGGCGTTCTGGACGGAATAGCCCGGACTTCTTGACGCAGAACTCCTTGCAGGTTCGTTACATACGCGCCTCGTGCCCCGAAAGAGGTATTCCCGGGCGCGAATCCCGTTAATCTGGTCGAAATGCAGGGACATCTTGAGCACGCGCGCGTCCTCGTCATCGACGATGACGCCCCGATGAGCCGGATGATCGCGATGACGTTGCGTTCGAGCGGCTACGACGTAAGCATCGCCTCGAACGGGGAGCGCGGTCTCGAACAGGTCGAGGCGGAGCACCCGGACATCATCGTGCTGGACCTGAAGATGCCCGTGATGGACGGGCACGCGTTCTACCGCGAGCTGCGTCAGCGGGGCTTCGACATGCCGGTGATGATCGTCTCGGCGCACGGCGCCAGGCAGGCGCAGCGCGAATTGGACGCACAGGCCGCCATCAACAAGCCATTCTCACCGGATGCCCTCTCCGACAAGGTGGAGGAGTTGCTGACGGCGGCCGGCCACTAGGCGAACACGCGACACGGCACATACGTCGCATTGCGCGGGTGTCTAACCTGCCGGCCCGCGACGAAATGCGGTGCTCCGCATCGACCGAGTTGGGGTGTTCACCTAATTCCGGCTGGCTGCCGCTGCGGCATCCTGTGCATCGAACCGCGCGCGTTGCGAAGCAACACAGGAGACAGTGATGGCGACGAACGACTCCAAGACCGTGCTGGCGCAAGACCTGAGCGAAGCGATCGACGATTTGCAGATCGCGCTCACGCGCGCGGCGGACGCAGCGACGCGCATCCAGAGCCTGATGCCGCGCGTCAGCGCGGTGAACGCGCTCCTGGACGAGATCGAGTCGGTGATCCAGTCGGGCCGGCAGGGAATCGGCGCTCGCGGTGCGCCCGCCGAGTCGATCACGCGGCCGACGCTCGTGCCGAACGTGGAATCGCTGTCTGCGCCATCCGATGCAGCTACCGACTCCGGGTGGGGCGCGCAGGAGGCGGAGACGCAACAGCCGACGCCGAACGCCGCGGGCGACCTGATCTGCTTCCGGCT
Coding sequences within it:
- a CDS encoding response regulator — translated: MQGHLEHARVLVIDDDAPMSRMIAMTLRSSGYDVSIASNGERGLEQVEAEHPDIIVLDLKMPVMDGHAFYRELRQRGFDMPVMIVSAHGARQAQRELDAQAAINKPFSPDALSDKVEELLTAAGH